One segment of Desulfosudis oleivorans Hxd3 DNA contains the following:
- the pgsA gene encoding CDP-diacylglycerol--glycerol-3-phosphate 3-phosphatidyltransferase: MNISSIGGMLTNPNVLTASRIAATPVIVVLLMLPSNRVTAFLAALVFSAAAITDYFDGFLARKYGQVSNLGKAMDPLADKFLVSAAFIMLAAAGRVPGWVACIIVIREIGITGLRNVMVGAGQDISASRLGKFKTGFQIAAIIPLLLHYPYFGIDLHLLGTWLLWVAVVLTVWSGADYVIKARPFLQ, encoded by the coding sequence ATGAACATCTCTTCAATAGGCGGCATGCTGACCAACCCCAACGTGCTCACCGCGTCCCGGATCGCGGCCACACCGGTGATTGTCGTGCTGCTCATGCTGCCGTCCAACCGGGTGACCGCTTTTCTGGCGGCCCTTGTTTTCTCGGCGGCCGCCATCACCGACTACTTTGACGGATTTCTGGCGCGCAAATACGGGCAGGTCTCCAACCTGGGCAAGGCCATGGATCCCCTGGCCGACAAGTTTCTGGTGTCGGCGGCGTTTATTATGCTGGCCGCCGCCGGCCGGGTGCCGGGGTGGGTGGCCTGCATTATTGTTATTCGGGAGATCGGCATCACCGGCCTGCGCAATGTGATGGTAGGCGCGGGCCAGGACATATCGGCCTCCCGGCTGGGCAAGTTCAAAACAGGGTTCCAGATCGCCGCCATCATTCCGTTGCTGCTTCACTACCCGTATTTCGGCATTGATCTGCACCTGCTGGGAACATGGCTGCTGTGGGTGGCGGTGGTGCTTACCGTCTGGTCGGGCGCCGACTATGTAATCAAGGCCCGACCTTTTTTACAATGA
- a CDS encoding M23 family metallopeptidase: MRNVTPRRVTFFVTSSTGAPVRQLTVSKRTLWIAGVAAFVCLIGAVALLADYSHLRRTALKVRHLSKMVADQDAELSRQEARIQDFVSQVNELKSRLVVLHQFEQKIRVIANMENDAEGGNLFGVGGAIPDEIGPAAALEESRGTMLREMHAQLNVLDTAFSMQKDNFSSLLDYLEDKRKLLASTPAIRPINGGWITSRFEYRKSPFTGRREFHQGLDIAARMGTPVVATADGVVLFSGRKGSLGNAVMIDHGNGVITRYGHLSECFKKRGETVSREDVVGAVGNTGISTGPHLHYEVRINGVAVNPEKYILN, from the coding sequence ATGAGAAACGTTACTCCCCGACGGGTCACCTTTTTTGTGACAAGCAGCACCGGGGCCCCGGTACGCCAGCTTACCGTTTCAAAACGGACGCTGTGGATTGCGGGTGTTGCCGCCTTTGTTTGCCTGATCGGCGCCGTGGCACTTCTTGCGGACTACAGCCACCTTCGCCGGACCGCCCTCAAGGTCCGGCACCTGTCAAAGATGGTGGCCGACCAGGACGCGGAACTCTCCCGCCAGGAGGCCCGGATTCAGGATTTTGTATCCCAGGTCAATGAGTTGAAGTCCCGGCTGGTGGTGCTTCACCAGTTTGAACAGAAGATTCGGGTGATCGCCAACATGGAAAACGACGCGGAGGGCGGCAACCTGTTCGGCGTGGGCGGCGCCATTCCCGACGAGATCGGGCCGGCCGCTGCCCTGGAGGAGAGCCGGGGTACCATGCTGCGGGAGATGCACGCCCAGCTCAACGTGCTGGACACGGCCTTTTCCATGCAGAAGGACAATTTTTCCTCCCTGCTGGACTACCTTGAGGACAAGCGGAAGCTTTTGGCTTCCACCCCGGCCATTCGGCCCATCAACGGCGGGTGGATCACATCGCGTTTTGAGTACCGGAAATCGCCTTTCACGGGCCGCCGTGAGTTTCACCAGGGCCTGGATATCGCCGCCCGCATGGGCACGCCGGTGGTGGCCACGGCGGACGGTGTGGTCCTTTTCAGCGGCAGAAAAGGCTCCCTGGGCAATGCCGTGATGATCGACCACGGCAACGGCGTGATTACGCGGTATGGTCACCTTAGCGAGTGTTTCAAGAAGCGGGGGGAAACCGTTTCCCGGGAAGACGTGGTCGGTGCTGTCGGCAATACCGGTATTTCCACCGGGCCCCATCTTCACTACGAGGTCCGGATCAACGGCGTGGCAGTGAATCCGGAAAAATATATTCTCAACTGA
- the argH gene encoding argininosuccinate lyase → MTEKPWGGRFSEATDKQVEAFSASIDVDARLYRWDIEGSMAHCRMLARQGIIQKKEADAIVAGLAAIQKEIDAGTFVFDPALEDVHMNIEQALFDRIGPAARKLHTARSRNDQVALDVRLFLRDRTLSVVAGLVALRQRIADFAGAHIDVIMPGYTHLQRAQPVLFAHHLMAYYEMFFRDTQRFAEGLKRINVLPLGSAALAGTPYPIDRAYTAELLGFDAVSANSMDAVSDRDFAIEFTASAAICMMHFSRLAEELVLWSSSEFGFVELSDAVSTGSSIMPQKKNPDVPELVRGKTGRVFGDLMGLLTLMKSLPLCYNRDMQEDKHLLFDAADTLSACLPVCTALFDNMKVNNEAMAQAAARGYLNATDMADYLVGKGVAFRDAHACVGKAVAAAIAKGRELHELTLKELKTFSAAVEADLFDVLAPEKVIERRQAFGGTAKKTVRAAIAAARRQIKKERKTYGL, encoded by the coding sequence ATGACGGAAAAACCATGGGGCGGGCGGTTTTCCGAGGCCACCGACAAACAGGTGGAGGCGTTTTCCGCCTCCATTGACGTGGATGCACGGCTCTACCGGTGGGACATTGAAGGCAGCATGGCCCATTGCCGCATGCTGGCCCGGCAGGGCATCATTCAAAAGAAGGAAGCCGACGCCATTGTGGCCGGACTTGCGGCCATTCAAAAGGAGATCGACGCCGGCACCTTTGTGTTTGATCCGGCCCTGGAAGATGTGCACATGAACATTGAACAGGCCCTGTTCGACCGTATCGGGCCGGCGGCCCGCAAGCTGCACACGGCCCGCAGCCGCAACGACCAGGTGGCCCTGGATGTGCGGCTGTTTCTGCGGGACCGGACCCTTTCGGTTGTGGCCGGGCTGGTGGCTCTGCGGCAGCGGATCGCGGATTTTGCCGGCGCGCATATCGACGTGATCATGCCGGGATATACCCACCTGCAGCGGGCCCAGCCCGTATTGTTCGCCCACCACCTGATGGCCTATTACGAGATGTTTTTCCGGGACACCCAGCGGTTTGCCGAGGGCCTCAAGCGGATCAACGTCCTGCCCCTGGGCAGCGCGGCCCTGGCCGGCACCCCCTATCCCATTGACCGGGCCTATACCGCCGAACTGCTGGGGTTTGACGCGGTGTCGGCCAACAGCATGGACGCGGTGTCGGACCGGGATTTTGCCATCGAGTTTACCGCTTCCGCCGCCATCTGCATGATGCATTTTTCCCGGCTGGCCGAGGAGCTGGTGCTCTGGTCCTCGTCGGAGTTCGGTTTTGTTGAGCTTTCCGACGCGGTTTCCACGGGCAGCAGCATCATGCCCCAGAAAAAAAACCCCGACGTGCCGGAGCTGGTCCGGGGCAAGACCGGCCGGGTGTTCGGCGACCTGATGGGCCTGCTGACCCTGATGAAATCCCTGCCCCTGTGCTACAACCGGGACATGCAGGAGGACAAACACCTTCTGTTTGACGCGGCTGATACCCTGTCCGCCTGCCTGCCGGTCTGCACCGCACTGTTCGACAACATGAAGGTAAACAACGAGGCCATGGCGCAGGCCGCGGCCCGGGGCTACCTGAACGCCACGGACATGGCTGACTACCTGGTGGGCAAGGGCGTGGCCTTCCGGGACGCTCATGCCTGCGTGGGCAAGGCCGTGGCCGCAGCCATCGCAAAAGGCAGGGAGCTGCACGAGCTGACCCTGAAAGAGCTGAAAACTTTTTCCGCTGCCGTTGAAGCCGATCTGTTTGACGTGCTGGCCCCGGAAAAGGTGATTGAACGGCGACAGGCGTTCGGCGGTACGGCCAAAAAAACGGTGCGGGCCGCCATTGCAGCGGCCCGGCGGCAGATAAAAAAGGAAAGAAAAACCTATGGCCTGTAA
- the argF gene encoding ornithine carbamoyltransferase, whose amino-acid sequence MKKDITTLYDMEKEDFQILFDSALELKKRQRMGIYDAVLSGRVMGMIFDKHSTRTRVSFEAAMTRLGGTVIYMSSRDMQIARAEPVKDTARVLSRYIDALVIRTYSQSLIEEYAQYADIPVINALSDKYHPCQVLSDLLTVIEHKGGYQGVRIAWVGDGNNVAHSWIAAAAVLGLDLVLGCPADYMPDPDILENARQKGNGSVTVVNDAAEAVAGADVIYTDVWASMGQEEEHRERLAVFEPFQVNDALAGLAKKDAIVMHCLPAHRGEEITEAVLEGPRSVVWDQAENKMHMHKAILKALILRA is encoded by the coding sequence ATCACCACCCTCTACGACATGGAAAAAGAAGATTTCCAGATCCTGTTTGACTCGGCCCTGGAGCTGAAAAAACGGCAGCGCATGGGCATTTACGACGCTGTTTTGTCCGGCAGGGTCATGGGCATGATTTTTGACAAACACTCCACCCGGACCCGGGTCTCCTTTGAGGCGGCCATGACCCGGCTGGGCGGCACCGTGATCTACATGAGTTCCAGGGACATGCAGATCGCCCGGGCCGAACCGGTAAAGGACACGGCCCGGGTGCTGTCGCGCTACATTGACGCCCTGGTCATTCGCACCTATTCCCAGTCCCTGATTGAGGAGTATGCCCAATACGCGGACATTCCGGTGATCAATGCCTTGAGCGACAAGTATCACCCCTGCCAGGTGCTCAGCGACCTGCTGACCGTGATCGAGCACAAGGGCGGATACCAGGGGGTGCGTATCGCCTGGGTGGGGGACGGCAACAACGTGGCCCACTCCTGGATCGCGGCTGCCGCCGTGCTCGGCCTGGACCTGGTGCTGGGCTGCCCCGCGGACTACATGCCGGACCCCGATATTCTTGAAAATGCCCGGCAAAAGGGCAACGGTTCTGTCACTGTGGTCAATGACGCGGCCGAAGCGGTGGCCGGAGCAGACGTGATCTACACCGATGTGTGGGCCAGCATGGGCCAGGAGGAGGAGCACCGGGAGCGGCTGGCGGTGTTTGAGCCGTTCCAGGTCAATGACGCCCTGGCCGGGCTTGCGAAAAAGGATGCCATTGTGATGCACTGCCTGCCGGCCCACCGGGGTGAGGAGATCACCGAAGCGGTGCTGGAAGGGCCCCGGTCCGTTGTGTGGGACCAGGCGGAAAACAAGATGCACATGCACAAGGCCATTTTAAAGGCCCTGATTTTACGTGCATGA
- a CDS encoding YHS domain-containing protein, producing the protein MIVRLLMLAGIVYLFFAVRSLFRRSSGRIHGAAGEPVDGGPARIDDVMVQDPVCGVYVPRQTALHVRHKGNDIYFCGEACKDAFFSRHP; encoded by the coding sequence ATGATCGTGCGACTCCTGATGCTGGCCGGTATTGTGTACCTGTTTTTCGCGGTCCGGAGCCTGTTTCGGCGGAGCAGCGGACGGATTCACGGGGCCGCCGGAGAACCGGTGGACGGCGGGCCGGCCCGTATCGACGATGTCATGGTCCAGGACCCGGTGTGCGGCGTGTACGTGCCCCGGCAAACGGCCCTGCACGTCCGGCACAAGGGAAACGATATCTATTTCTGCGGAGAAGCGTGCAAAGACGCGTTTTTTTCGCGCCATCCATAA
- the folK gene encoding 2-amino-4-hydroxy-6-hydroxymethyldihydropteridine diphosphokinase: MNEACAALKTVGTGKTPAVAHVVYISMGSNLGSRSANCAMAVDLLDATDGIRVTGRSKLFSTEPVDYTDQQWFVNGMVRVETLLSPPELLARLKEIERLVGRTASTIRFGPRVLDLDIVLFDDMVMAAENLVIPHPRMHRRRFVLAPFCDIDPEVVHPVLKKSMRELYDGLGPDGQAVLEYAQ, encoded by the coding sequence ATGAATGAGGCATGCGCGGCCCTGAAGACGGTTGGAACCGGCAAGACCCCAGCCGTGGCCCATGTGGTTTACATCTCCATGGGGTCCAACCTGGGCAGCCGGTCCGCCAACTGTGCCATGGCCGTGGACCTGCTGGATGCCACCGACGGCATTCGGGTGACCGGCCGGTCAAAGCTTTTTTCCACCGAGCCGGTGGACTACACTGACCAGCAGTGGTTTGTCAACGGCATGGTCCGGGTGGAGACCCTGCTCTCCCCGCCGGAATTGCTGGCCCGGCTCAAGGAGATCGAGCGGCTGGTGGGCCGGACCGCGTCGACCATACGGTTCGGCCCCCGGGTCCTGGACCTGGATATCGTGCTGTTTGACGACATGGTGATGGCGGCCGAGAACCTGGTGATTCCCCATCCCAGAATGCACCGGCGGCGGTTTGTTTTGGCTCCGTTTTGTGATATAGACCCGGAAGTTGTTCACCCGGTCCTCAAAAAGAGCATGCGGGAACTGTATGACGGCCTGGGCCCGGATGGACAGGCCGTGCTGGAGTATGCCCAATGA
- a CDS encoding argininosuccinate synthase encodes MSDIKKVVLAYSGGLDTSVILKWLIETHDCEVITFSADIGQEEELDYIDDKARATGATGVYIDDLKEEFVKEYVFPAFRANAIYEGQYLLGTSLARPLIAKRQIEIAVAEGADAVSHGATGKGNDQVRFELTYFALKPDIRIVAPWREWDLKSRTALMDFAVKHGIPVPTTPAKPYSTDRNLLHISYEGGILEDPWNPPSDDMFTLSVSPRQAPDEPEIVDIAFEQGNPVSINGQAMSPANLLAALNKLGGKHGIGRADIVENRFVGMKSRGVYETPGGTILRAAHMAMESITMDREVMHLRDSLIPRYAEMIYYGFWFSPEMKVMQQMIDQTQVYVSGEVRLELYKGNSRVLGRRSDNSLYSADFATFEDDSVYHQKDAEGFIRLNALRLRLHALLGR; translated from the coding sequence TTGTCGGACATTAAAAAAGTGGTGCTTGCCTATTCGGGCGGGCTGGATACGTCGGTGATTTTAAAATGGCTCATCGAGACCCATGATTGCGAGGTGATCACCTTTTCCGCGGATATCGGCCAGGAAGAGGAGCTGGATTATATTGACGACAAGGCACGGGCCACCGGGGCCACCGGGGTCTACATCGACGACCTGAAAGAAGAGTTTGTAAAAGAGTACGTGTTCCCGGCGTTTCGGGCCAATGCCATTTACGAGGGCCAGTACCTGCTGGGCACCTCCCTGGCCCGGCCCCTGATCGCCAAACGGCAGATCGAGATCGCCGTGGCCGAAGGGGCCGATGCCGTAAGCCACGGCGCCACGGGCAAGGGCAACGACCAGGTGCGGTTCGAGCTGACCTATTTCGCGCTCAAGCCCGATATTCGCATCGTGGCGCCCTGGCGGGAGTGGGACCTCAAGTCCCGCACCGCGCTGATGGATTTTGCCGTAAAGCACGGCATTCCGGTGCCCACCACACCGGCCAAGCCCTACAGCACGGACCGGAACCTGCTGCACATCAGCTATGAAGGCGGCATTCTGGAAGACCCGTGGAATCCACCCTCAGACGATATGTTTACCCTTTCTGTTTCCCCCCGGCAGGCACCGGACGAGCCCGAGATCGTGGACATCGCCTTTGAACAGGGCAACCCGGTCTCCATCAACGGCCAGGCCATGAGCCCGGCCAATCTGCTGGCGGCGTTGAACAAGCTGGGTGGTAAACATGGCATCGGCCGGGCCGATATTGTTGAAAACCGGTTTGTGGGCATGAAGTCCCGGGGCGTGTACGAGACGCCGGGGGGCACCATTCTGCGGGCCGCCCACATGGCCATGGAGTCCATCACCATGGACCGGGAGGTGATGCACCTGCGGGATTCGCTGATTCCCCGGTACGCGGAGATGATCTATTACGGGTTCTGGTTTTCGCCGGAGATGAAGGTGATGCAGCAGATGATCGACCAGACCCAGGTGTATGTGTCCGGTGAGGTGCGCCTGGAACTTTACAAGGGCAACAGCCGGGTCCTGGGCCGCCGGTCGGATAACTCCCTTTACAGTGCCGACTTTGCCACTTTTGAGGACGACAGCGTTTACCACCAGAAGGACGCCGAAGGCTTCATCCGGCTCAATGCCCTGCGGCTGCGGCTGCATGCATTGCTCGGACGATAG
- the fsa gene encoding fructose-6-phosphate aldolase: MKFFIDTANIDEIKEAVKMGMADGVTTNPSLIAKESGDFETIIKNICDVVDGPVSAEVISLKTAGMVKEAKQLATLHENIVIKIPMTVDGLKAVRMLADQGIRTNVTLVFSPLQALMAAKAGATYVSPFVGRLDDLASDGMVLVEQIIDIYDNYAIDTEIIVASIRNPLHVLDAALMGADVATIPFGVLKKLAAHPLTDRGIDAFLNDWKKAKK; this comes from the coding sequence ATGAAATTTTTTATCGATACGGCAAACATCGACGAGATCAAAGAGGCCGTCAAAATGGGCATGGCCGACGGCGTCACCACCAACCCGTCGCTGATCGCAAAGGAGAGCGGGGATTTTGAAACCATTATCAAAAACATCTGCGACGTGGTGGACGGTCCGGTCAGCGCCGAGGTGATCAGCCTGAAAACAGCCGGCATGGTCAAGGAGGCCAAACAGCTGGCGACCCTTCACGAGAACATCGTGATCAAGATTCCCATGACCGTGGACGGGCTCAAGGCGGTGCGCATGCTGGCCGACCAGGGTATCCGGACCAACGTGACCCTGGTCTTTTCGCCGCTTCAGGCCCTGATGGCGGCCAAGGCCGGGGCCACCTACGTCAGCCCCTTTGTGGGCCGGCTGGACGACCTGGCCTCCGACGGCATGGTGCTGGTGGAGCAGATCATCGACATTTACGATAACTATGCCATTGACACCGAGATCATCGTGGCCAGCATTCGCAACCCGCTGCACGTGCTGGACGCGGCCCTGATGGGGGCCGACGTGGCCACCATCCCGTTCGGCGTTCTCAAGAAACTGGCGGCCCATCCCCTGACCGACCGGGGGATCGACGCGTTCCTCAACGACTGGAAAAAGGCCAAAAAATAG